Genomic DNA from Salifodinibacter halophilus:
GCGCACCGCCCACGCCCGCAGCTTCGTCGCCGCCGCGCGCCAGCTTGGGGTTTCGTCCTCGGCGGTGGGCAAGAGCGTGGCGCGGCTGGAGCAGCAACTCGGCGTGCGCCTGCTCCAGCGCAACACCCGCAACGTCCAGCTGACCGAGGAAGGCCGCCAGTTCTACGAGCGCTGCAAGCCGCTGCTGGACGAACTGGAAGACGCCGAAGCCGCGCTG
This window encodes:
- a CDS encoding LysR family transcriptional regulator, translated to MDKLGSLLAFVRTAHARSFVAAARQLGVSSSAVGKSVARLEQQLGVRLLQRNTRNVQLTEEGRQFYERCKPLLDELEDAEAAL